In Sphingobium sp. Z007, one DNA window encodes the following:
- a CDS encoding alpha/beta fold hydrolase: MDIPTAPTPTSHFFTSLRTRLHYLDWGNTSAPTLILVHGGFDHARSWDWTARALARDYHVIAPDLRGHGDSDWSPDGSYMMANFVYDLAQLVDLLDRSPVTIVGHSLGGAISLRYAGLFPDKLRKLVAIEGLGLSPQRLKEQAEQSAPDVWRAWIDTRRASARRTPRRYPTIEAAIGRMRERNEHLTVEQALHLTSHGVNRNEDSSYGWKFDPYLKGMAPQAGTDEELPHFWKRISCPTLLCLGKDSWASNPEKDGRIRHFSDARLIEFADAGHWLHHDQFDRFIGELRGFLDGEASDSRTVVRL, from the coding sequence ATGGACATCCCCACAGCGCCGACCCCGACTTCGCATTTCTTCACCTCGCTGCGGACCCGGCTCCATTATCTCGACTGGGGCAATACATCCGCGCCGACGTTGATCCTGGTGCATGGCGGCTTCGACCATGCCCGCAGCTGGGACTGGACGGCGCGGGCGCTGGCGCGGGATTATCATGTCATCGCCCCCGACCTGCGCGGCCATGGCGACAGCGACTGGTCGCCCGATGGCTCCTATATGATGGCCAATTTCGTCTATGACCTGGCGCAACTGGTCGACTTGCTCGACCGGTCGCCCGTGACGATCGTCGGCCATTCGCTGGGCGGCGCGATCAGCCTGCGCTATGCGGGCCTGTTCCCCGACAAGCTGCGCAAGCTCGTCGCGATCGAAGGGCTGGGCCTGTCGCCCCAACGCCTGAAGGAACAAGCCGAACAGTCGGCGCCCGACGTCTGGCGCGCATGGATCGATACGCGCCGCGCCAGCGCCCGGCGCACGCCGCGCCGTTATCCCACGATCGAAGCGGCGATCGGCCGGATGCGCGAGCGCAACGAGCATCTGACGGTAGAACAGGCGCTGCACCTGACCAGCCATGGCGTCAATCGCAACGAAGACAGCAGCTATGGCTGGAAATTCGACCCGTATCTTAAAGGCATGGCGCCCCAGGCGGGCACCGACGAGGAGCTTCCCCACTTCTGGAAGCGGATCAGTTGCCCCACCCTGCTCTGCCTGGGTAAGGACAGCTGGGCATCCAACCCGGAAAAGGACGGCCGCATCCGCCATTTCAGCGACGCCCGACTGATCGAGTTCGCCGATGCCGGCCACTGGCTGCACCATGACCAGTTCGACCGCTTCATCGGCGAACTGCGCGGCTTCCTAGACGGTGAGGCCAGCGACAGCCGCACGGTAGTCCGCCTTTAG
- a CDS encoding sulfite exporter TauE/SafE family protein, with protein sequence MIDTFIAHFGEILPFILVGFGAQIIDGALGMAYGVISSTLLLTLGVPPSRASASVHVAETFTTGVSAISHILHRNVDWKLFARLIIPGVIGGVSGAYFLSNIDGAVIKPFVLAYLAAIGFYLIWRGFHLPPKPRDPKWVGPLGLIGGFMDASGGGGWGPIVTSNLLLQGSSPRHTIGTVNTVEFILTLSISLTFLIHLGWEAFTTYTLGLLIGGVIAAPFGAMLARRVAPRVLFSAVGVILTITSLFGVAKYLGYIG encoded by the coding sequence ATGATCGACACTTTTATCGCCCATTTCGGCGAAATCCTGCCGTTCATCCTCGTGGGCTTCGGCGCGCAGATCATCGACGGCGCGCTAGGCATGGCCTATGGCGTTATCTCCAGCACCCTGTTGCTGACCCTGGGCGTGCCGCCCAGCCGCGCGTCGGCCAGCGTCCATGTCGCCGAAACCTTCACGACCGGCGTGTCTGCGATCAGCCATATCCTGCACCGCAATGTCGATTGGAAACTCTTTGCGCGACTCATCATTCCCGGCGTGATCGGCGGCGTCAGCGGCGCCTATTTCCTGTCCAATATCGACGGCGCGGTCATCAAGCCCTTCGTCCTGGCCTATCTCGCCGCGATCGGCTTCTACCTTATCTGGCGCGGCTTCCATCTGCCGCCCAAACCGCGCGATCCCAAATGGGTCGGGCCGCTGGGTCTGATCGGCGGCTTCATGGATGCCAGCGGCGGTGGCGGCTGGGGGCCGATCGTGACATCGAACCTGCTGCTCCAGGGGTCCAGTCCGCGCCATACGATCGGCACCGTCAACACGGTCGAATTTATCCTCACCCTGTCGATCAGCCTGACCTTCCTCATCCATCTGGGCTGGGAAGCGTTCACCACCTATACGCTCGGCCTACTGATCGGCGGCGTGATTGCCGCCCCCTTTGGCGCAATGCTGGCGCGCCGGGTTGCGCCGCGCGTTCTTTTCTCGGCGGTGGGCGTGATCCTGACGATCACATCGCTGTTCGGGGTCGCCAAATATCTTGGATATATCGGCTAG
- the pgsA gene encoding CDP-diacylglycerol--glycerol-3-phosphate 3-phosphatidyltransferase encodes MLTLPNLLTLSRIVTVPLLVALLWPAEQGARWTTGYALAFALYCLMGVTDYFDGYLARAQGTVSKLGVFLDPIADKIMVGAVILMLAATRDIAGIHIAAAMIILLREIAVSGLREFLAGIQVSMPVSRLAKWKTTFQIIALGALILAGAVPHFPFVQTVGIITLWAAAMLTLVTGWDYLRVGIKHMD; translated from the coding sequence ATGCTCACGCTGCCCAATTTGCTGACGCTTTCGCGGATCGTGACGGTGCCCTTGCTGGTCGCGCTCTTGTGGCCGGCAGAGCAAGGCGCGCGCTGGACGACCGGCTATGCGCTGGCCTTCGCCCTCTATTGCCTGATGGGCGTGACCGATTATTTCGACGGCTATCTGGCCCGCGCGCAGGGCACGGTATCGAAACTGGGCGTATTCCTGGACCCGATCGCCGACAAGATCATGGTCGGTGCCGTCATCCTGATGCTGGCCGCGACCCGTGATATTGCAGGCATCCATATCGCCGCCGCGATGATCATCCTGCTGCGCGAGATCGCGGTGTCGGGGCTGCGCGAATTTCTGGCGGGGATACAGGTGTCGATGCCGGTGTCGCGCCTGGCGAAGTGGAAGACGACCTTCCAGATCATCGCGCTGGGCGCATTGATACTGGCCGGGGCTGTGCCGCATTTTCCTTTCGTCCAGACCGTGGGTATCATCACCCTGTGGGCCGCGGCGATGCTGACGCTGGTCACCGGCTGGGACTATCTGCGCGTCGGCATCAAGCATATGGACTGA
- a CDS encoding DUF2794 domain-containing protein, whose product MSNVTPFPHRGAGPLPKGGQVGFERLELQRIMDLYGRMVSAGHWRDYAMDMGQDAAIFSAFRRSAERPEYRIEKRPALRHRQGMWALVGESGQILKRGQELQGVLAPVERKLLRIVED is encoded by the coding sequence ATGAGTAATGTAACGCCGTTTCCCCATCGAGGGGCGGGGCCGCTGCCAAAGGGCGGGCAGGTCGGGTTTGAGCGGCTGGAACTGCAGCGGATTATGGATTTATACGGCCGCATGGTGTCGGCCGGCCATTGGCGCGATTATGCGATGGATATGGGGCAGGACGCTGCGATCTTCAGCGCCTTTCGCCGCTCCGCCGAACGGCCGGAATATCGGATCGAAAAGCGTCCGGCGCTGCGCCATCGGCAGGGCATGTGGGCGCTGGTCGGGGAAAGCGGCCAGATATTGAAGCGCGGCCAGGAATTGCAGGGCGTGCTGGCCCCGGTCGAGCGTAAATTGCTGCGGATCGTCGAGGATTGA
- a CDS encoding MoaD/ThiS family protein, with translation MADLTIVYFAWVREAIGREEERVARPAPTASVADLVATLAARGGGYAQALGDPARLRAAIDQRFVPLDCPIGDAREVALFPPVTGG, from the coding sequence ATGGCGGACCTGACCATCGTCTATTTCGCCTGGGTGCGCGAAGCCATCGGCCGTGAGGAGGAACGGGTCGCGCGGCCCGCGCCGACCGCGAGCGTGGCCGATTTAGTGGCGACGCTGGCTGCGCGGGGTGGGGGCTATGCGCAGGCTTTGGGCGATCCGGCGCGGTTGCGCGCGGCGATCGACCAGCGTTTCGTGCCGTTGGACTGCCCGATCGGTGATGCGCGCGAAGTGGCGTTGTTTCCCCCGGTGACGGGCGGATGA
- a CDS encoding MFS transporter — protein sequence MQASLRLLNKRRFLPLFITQLLGAFNDNLFKNAMVLFVVYQVYNDERSETWFSALATGVFILPFFLMSALSGQLADQRDKAVIIRWVKAAEIVIMGVGAIGLGLIWSGIAVHTLAIPLLLIALFAMGIHSTFFGPIKYAILPQHLHDDEVLGGTGLVEAGTYIAILAGTILAGLIPVEAAAVCIIITALIGYAAGRKVPSAPSLLDQQPIDFHIIRSSVALVRGTMHIRRLFLAIMAISLFWAVGSILFIQFPPLVKNVLTADKPVASLFLAIFSIGIAIGSVAINRLLQGRVSAKYAPASVLGMGLCIVAFHIVCDLWTPSPGGQMLSLTGFLAHPLAIPLSLCLLGVATFGGMFVVPLYAFLTTTVEKCEAARTVAANNIVNSGAMVIGSFCAIGLSIAGVSVVMQLLLVAFLTLPCAAMAWKLHKACDGPLCH from the coding sequence ATGCAAGCCTCTCTCAGGCTCTTGAACAAGCGCCGTTTTCTGCCGCTTTTCATCACCCAGCTGCTCGGTGCGTTCAACGACAATCTGTTCAAGAACGCGATGGTGCTGTTCGTCGTCTATCAGGTCTATAATGACGAACGGTCCGAAACCTGGTTCAGCGCGCTGGCGACCGGCGTCTTCATATTACCGTTTTTCCTGATGTCGGCGCTGTCGGGGCAATTGGCCGACCAGCGCGACAAGGCGGTCATCATCCGCTGGGTCAAGGCCGCGGAAATCGTAATCATGGGCGTCGGCGCGATCGGCCTTGGCCTGATCTGGAGCGGCATTGCGGTCCATACGCTGGCGATTCCGCTGCTGCTGATCGCACTGTTCGCCATGGGCATCCATTCGACCTTCTTCGGCCCGATCAAATATGCGATCCTGCCCCAGCATCTGCATGACGATGAAGTGCTGGGCGGCACCGGCCTCGTTGAAGCGGGCACTTATATCGCGATCCTGGCCGGCACGATCCTGGCCGGCCTGATCCCGGTGGAAGCCGCCGCCGTGTGCATCATCATCACCGCGCTGATCGGCTACGCCGCGGGGCGGAAGGTGCCTTCCGCGCCGTCCTTGCTGGACCAGCAGCCGATCGATTTCCACATTATCCGGTCGTCGGTCGCGCTGGTGCGCGGCACAATGCATATCCGCCGGCTCTTCCTGGCGATCATGGCGATCAGCCTGTTCTGGGCGGTCGGCTCCATCCTGTTCATCCAGTTTCCGCCGCTGGTGAAGAATGTCCTGACCGCCGACAAGCCGGTCGCCAGCCTGTTCCTGGCCATCTTCTCAATCGGCATCGCCATCGGATCGGTGGCGATCAACCGGCTGTTGCAGGGGCGTGTGTCGGCCAAATACGCCCCCGCTTCGGTGCTCGGCATGGGGCTGTGCATCGTCGCCTTCCACATCGTGTGCGACCTGTGGACGCCTTCGCCGGGCGGGCAGATGTTGTCCTTGACCGGCTTCCTCGCCCATCCGCTCGCCATTCCCCTGTCGCTCTGCCTGCTGGGCGTTGCGACCTTCGGCGGCATGTTCGTGGTGCCGCTCTACGCCTTCCTCACCACGACGGTCGAAAAATGCGAAGCGGCGCGGACGGTGGCGGCGAACAACATCGTCAATTCGGGCGCGATGGTGATCGGCTCGTTCTGCGCCATTGGCCTGAGCATCGCGGGCGTGTCGGTTGTGATGCAGCTGCTGCTCGTCGCCTTCCTGACGCTGCCCTGCGCCGCGATGGCGTGGAAGCTGCACAAGGCCTGCGATGGCCCTTTATGCCACTGA
- a CDS encoding hydrogen peroxide-inducible genes activator: MSSYLPTLKQLQYLVALKEQGHFGKAADSCFVTQSTLSAGIRELESLIGVTLVERTRRVVRFTALGDRIVDKAHRVLREAEELVAIAEASGKPLTGELRMSVIPTIAPFLLPRLLPRLRADRPDLKLYLREETTQPGIESLRHGNVDCVLMALPFAMGEVDSEILFQDRLYVAFPHDEPRDPPEWIGPDMIDESKLLLLEDGHCLKDHALAACNRPDLRASATMMGTSLHTLIQMVDNGLGMTMIPEMAIASGILEHTRIVARPLQSERAWRDIALVWRKNSPREKEFHLLAGILRDAAAVNCRLPEAA, translated from the coding sequence ATGTCCAGCTACCTGCCCACGCTCAAACAGCTGCAATATCTCGTCGCGCTGAAAGAGCAGGGCCATTTCGGCAAGGCCGCCGACAGTTGCTTCGTCACCCAGTCAACCCTGTCGGCGGGCATCCGCGAACTGGAATCGCTGATCGGCGTCACTTTGGTCGAGCGCACCCGGCGGGTAGTGCGCTTCACCGCGCTGGGCGATCGCATCGTGGACAAGGCGCATCGCGTGCTGCGCGAGGCGGAGGAACTGGTCGCCATCGCCGAAGCATCGGGCAAGCCGCTGACCGGCGAATTGCGGATGAGCGTGATCCCCACCATCGCCCCTTTCCTGCTGCCCCGGCTGCTCCCCCGCCTGCGCGCCGACCGGCCGGACCTCAAACTCTATCTGCGGGAGGAAACGACCCAGCCCGGCATCGAATCGCTGCGCCACGGCAATGTCGACTGCGTGCTCATGGCCCTACCCTTCGCGATGGGGGAGGTGGACAGCGAAATCCTGTTCCAGGACCGGCTCTACGTCGCCTTCCCGCATGACGAGCCGCGCGATCCGCCCGAATGGATCGGCCCGGACATGATCGACGAGAGCAAGTTGCTGCTGCTGGAGGACGGCCATTGTCTCAAGGACCATGCGCTGGCCGCCTGCAACCGGCCTGACCTGCGCGCCAGCGCGACGATGATGGGCACGTCGCTGCACACGCTGATCCAGATGGTCGACAATGGCCTGGGCATGACCATGATCCCGGAAATGGCGATCGCAAGCGGCATATTGGAGCATACGCGGATCGTGGCGCGGCCGTTGCAGTCAGAGCGGGCCTGGCGCGATATCGCGCTGGTGTGGCGCAAGAACAGCCCGCGCGAGAAGGAATTTCACCTGTTGGCCGGCATCCTGCGCGATGCCGCTGCGGTCAATTGCCGATTGCCCGAAGCGGCTTAG
- a CDS encoding nitronate monooxygenase family protein produces the protein MTLPTLLEGRLSLPLIGSPMFIISQPALVMAQCRAGIVGAFPSLNARPSGLFEAWLQQLQAELTDADAPFAVNLIVHRSNARLEEDLALCVQYRVPLVITSLGAREDVNAAIHSYGGIVLHDVIDDRFARKAIEKGADGLIAVAAGAGGHAGTLSPFALIQEIRQWFDGPLALSGSIATGRAIAAARMMGADLAYMGSPFIATAEANADPAYKQMIVDSHAADIVYSDVFTGVHGNYLRPSIVASGLDPDALPKAKDMDFAAMTGGDKKAWRDVWGCGQGIGAIGKVQSAADFIAGLKADYRAAVAGLTV, from the coding sequence ATGACATTGCCGACATTGCTGGAAGGCCGCCTGTCGCTGCCGCTGATCGGATCGCCGATGTTCATTATCTCGCAACCGGCCCTGGTCATGGCGCAATGCCGGGCGGGGATCGTGGGTGCCTTTCCTTCGCTCAATGCGCGGCCCTCCGGCCTGTTCGAGGCGTGGTTGCAGCAATTGCAGGCGGAACTGACGGACGCCGACGCGCCCTTCGCCGTCAACCTGATCGTCCACCGCAGCAATGCGCGGCTGGAGGAGGATCTGGCGCTATGCGTCCAATATCGCGTGCCGCTGGTCATCACCTCGCTCGGCGCGCGCGAGGATGTGAACGCGGCGATCCACAGCTATGGCGGCATCGTCCTGCACGATGTCATCGACGACCGCTTCGCACGCAAGGCGATCGAGAAGGGCGCCGATGGCCTGATCGCGGTCGCCGCGGGTGCGGGCGGCCATGCTGGCACATTATCCCCGTTCGCACTCATTCAGGAAATCCGCCAGTGGTTTGACGGGCCGCTCGCTCTGTCGGGCTCCATCGCGACCGGCCGCGCCATCGCCGCCGCGCGGATGATGGGAGCCGACCTCGCCTATATGGGGTCGCCCTTCATCGCCACGGCGGAGGCAAACGCCGACCCGGCCTACAAGCAGATGATCGTCGATAGCCATGCCGCCGACATCGTCTATTCCGACGTGTTCACCGGCGTCCACGGCAATTATCTGCGCCCCAGCATCGTCGCGTCAGGGCTTGACCCCGATGCGCTGCCCAAGGCGAAGGACATGGATTTCGCGGCGATGACCGGCGGCGACAAGAAAGCCTGGCGCGACGTATGGGGCTGCGGCCAGGGCATCGGCGCGATCGGCAAGGTGCAGTCGGCCGCCGATTTTATCGCCGGCCTAAAGGCGGACTACCGTGCGGCTGTCGCTGGCCTCACCGTCTAG
- the epsC gene encoding serine O-acetyltransferase EpsC — MVSSLISYLDSIKSRDPAPRSRAEILLYPGVWSLAFHRVAHRLYRARLFFLARAVNHFSRFLTGNDIHPGAKIGKRFFIDHGFTVIGETAEIGDDVTLYQNVTLGGTDPANGIAGKRHPTLHDGVIVGSGAQVLGPINVGARARVGANAVVTKDVADGATMVGIPARAMLVDVTAYQRDFMPYGTPCSDCFDPEKQKLEMLQCEVEQLQKRLAALMAERQTPVLDDDAPLFKERGRA; from the coding sequence ATGGTAAGCAGCCTCATTTCCTATCTGGATTCGATCAAATCCCGCGATCCGGCGCCGCGGTCCCGCGCGGAAATCCTGCTTTACCCCGGCGTCTGGTCGCTGGCATTCCATCGGGTTGCCCATCGCCTCTACCGTGCGCGGCTGTTCTTCCTCGCGCGTGCGGTGAATCATTTCTCGCGATTCCTCACCGGCAACGACATCCATCCCGGCGCGAAAATCGGCAAGCGCTTCTTCATAGACCATGGCTTTACCGTGATTGGCGAGACGGCCGAGATCGGCGATGACGTCACCCTCTACCAGAATGTGACGTTGGGCGGCACCGATCCCGCCAACGGCATCGCCGGCAAGCGTCACCCGACGCTGCATGACGGCGTGATCGTGGGGTCGGGTGCGCAGGTGCTGGGACCGATCAATGTCGGCGCGCGTGCGCGGGTGGGGGCGAACGCGGTGGTGACCAAGGATGTGGCCGATGGCGCGACCATGGTCGGCATCCCGGCGCGCGCGATGCTGGTTGACGTGACCGCCTATCAGCGCGACTTCATGCCTTATGGCACGCCCTGTTCGGACTGTTTCGACCCGGAAAAGCAGAAGCTGGAAATGCTCCAGTGCGAGGTCGAGCAGTTGCAAAAACGTCTGGCGGCATTGATGGCGGAGCGCCAGACCCCGGTGTTGGATGACGATGCGCCATTGTTCAAGGAGCGCGGCCGGGCCTGA
- a CDS encoding PAS domain-containing sensor histidine kinase has translation MTTASTDETGNRFELMVQSVTAYAIYMLDPMGIVASWNAGARRFKGYEADEIIGQHFSRFYTPEDQASDVPAMALYAAEHEGRFEAEGWRVRKDGGRFWANVVIDPIRAPDGELLGFAKITRDLTEQRAAQDALRASEDRFRLLVQSVTDYAIYMLDPVGTVTSWNMGAERFKGYKTEEILGQNFARFYSDEDRLAGLPSRALHTAQSVGRFEAEGWRIRKDGSRFWANVVIDPIRAPDGELLGFAKITRDLTERREAQRALDEARDAIVQTQKMDAIGKLTGGVAHDFNNLLAVIVGSLDLARQRLATGGDISRYLDNAMTAAERGATLTQRMLAFARKQELKLQSVDCVALVQGMTELFRTTLGAAVMIEIRFPPMLGAAHADPSQLELALLNLAVNARDAMPDGGRIIVEAAHMIVAAGERPDLGAGDYIRLSVIDEGQGMDIATLERAREPFFTTKGVGKGTGLGLSMVHGFAQQCGGSLTIASEPGIGTNVSLWLPMTEADADARHIAMVVEEMHDPDTPLVILAVDDDDLVLMNTAGMLEDLGHTVFQASSGTDALRLLERGSVDLVVTDHAMPGMTGAQLADAIEQMQPGLPVVIVTGFAELPPHATQRLRLDKPFKQAELARIVATAMRAALASAIVERGPDLLRPDC, from the coding sequence ATGACTACAGCATCGACCGACGAAACTGGCAATCGCTTCGAACTGATGGTTCAAAGCGTCACCGCCTATGCCATCTACATGCTCGACCCCATGGGCATCGTGGCCAGTTGGAACGCAGGCGCGCGCCGCTTCAAGGGGTATGAGGCGGACGAGATAATCGGCCAGCATTTTTCGCGCTTCTACACGCCGGAGGATCAGGCGAGCGACGTTCCCGCCATGGCGCTTTATGCCGCCGAGCATGAAGGCCGGTTCGAGGCGGAGGGCTGGCGCGTCCGCAAGGATGGCGGGCGTTTCTGGGCCAATGTCGTGATCGACCCGATCCGCGCGCCGGACGGGGAATTGCTGGGTTTCGCCAAGATCACCCGTGACCTGACCGAGCAGCGCGCCGCGCAGGATGCCTTGCGCGCCAGCGAGGACAGGTTTCGACTGCTGGTGCAGAGCGTGACTGATTACGCCATCTACATGCTCGATCCCGTCGGCACGGTGACGAGCTGGAACATGGGCGCGGAACGGTTCAAGGGCTATAAGACCGAAGAGATATTGGGCCAGAATTTCGCCCGTTTCTATAGCGATGAGGATCGTCTGGCCGGCCTGCCATCCCGCGCCCTTCATACCGCGCAAAGCGTGGGGCGGTTTGAGGCGGAAGGCTGGCGCATCCGCAAGGATGGATCGCGTTTCTGGGCCAATGTCGTGATCGACCCGATTCGCGCGCCCGACGGGGAATTGCTGGGTTTCGCCAAGATCACCCGTGACCTGACCGAACGGCGCGAGGCGCAACGCGCGCTGGACGAAGCGCGCGACGCCATCGTCCAGACGCAGAAGATGGATGCGATCGGTAAGCTGACCGGCGGGGTGGCGCATGATTTCAACAATCTGCTGGCGGTGATCGTGGGCAGCCTGGACCTCGCCCGGCAACGGCTGGCGACCGGCGGCGACATCAGCCGCTATCTCGACAACGCCATGACGGCGGCCGAGCGCGGCGCGACCCTGACGCAGCGGATGCTGGCCTTTGCGCGCAAGCAGGAATTAAAGCTGCAAAGCGTCGATTGCGTCGCGTTGGTGCAGGGGATGACCGAATTGTTCCGCACCACTTTGGGCGCGGCGGTAATGATTGAGATACGTTTTCCGCCGATGCTGGGCGCGGCCCATGCCGACCCGTCGCAGCTGGAACTGGCGCTGCTCAACCTGGCGGTCAACGCACGCGACGCCATGCCGGATGGCGGACGGATTATCGTGGAGGCGGCGCATATGATCGTCGCGGCGGGCGAACGGCCGGATCTGGGCGCGGGCGACTATATCCGCCTGTCGGTGATCGATGAAGGCCAGGGCATGGACATAGCGACGCTGGAGCGCGCGCGGGAGCCCTTTTTCACCACCAAGGGCGTGGGCAAAGGCACGGGCCTTGGCCTGTCGATGGTGCATGGCTTCGCCCAGCAATGCGGCGGGTCGCTGACGATCGCCAGTGAGCCTGGCATCGGCACCAACGTATCCTTGTGGTTGCCGATGACGGAGGCCGACGCGGATGCCCGCCACATCGCCATGGTGGTGGAGGAAATGCATGACCCCGACACCCCCCTGGTCATATTGGCGGTGGACGATGACGATCTGGTGCTGATGAACACCGCCGGCATGTTGGAGGATCTGGGCCATACCGTGTTCCAGGCGTCATCCGGCACCGACGCGCTGCGGTTGCTGGAGCGCGGCAGCGTCGACCTGGTCGTCACCGACCATGCCATGCCGGGCATGACCGGCGCGCAGCTGGCCGACGCGATCGAGCAGATGCAGCCGGGCCTGCCGGTCGTCATCGTCACCGGCTTTGCCGAATTGCCGCCGCACGCCACGCAGCGCCTTCGCCTCGACAAACCGTTCAAGCAGGCGGAGCTGGCCCGTATCGTCGCGACCGCGATGCGCGCCGCGCTGGCATCGGCGATCGTGGAGCGCGGACCCGACCTGTTACGTCCCGATTGTTGA
- a CDS encoding molybdenum cofactor biosynthesis protein MoaE: MKRVFIQTADFDVAAELAALETLGGGGVASFTGVVRGDGGLIALELEHYPAMTQLQVDRIADEALARWPLLGVSVIHRFGRLAPGARIVFVGTASRHRIAALESCAFLIDWMKSDAPFWKKEHFGDGVTQWVEARAEDEAKAQSWKS, translated from the coding sequence ATGAAACGGGTTTTCATCCAGACGGCGGATTTCGATGTGGCCGCCGAACTGGCCGCTCTGGAGACGCTGGGCGGCGGCGGCGTGGCAAGCTTTACCGGGGTGGTGCGCGGGGATGGCGGCCTCATCGCGCTGGAGTTGGAACATTATCCGGCGATGACGCAGTTGCAGGTCGATCGGATCGCGGACGAAGCGCTCGCTCGCTGGCCGCTGCTGGGCGTCAGCGTCATCCATCGTTTCGGGCGGTTGGCGCCGGGCGCGCGCATCGTATTCGTCGGCACCGCGTCGCGTCATCGCATCGCCGCACTGGAAAGCTGCGCCTTCCTGATCGACTGGATGAAGTCGGACGCGCCTTTCTGGAAGAAGGAGCATTTCGGCGACGGCGTGACCCAGTGGGTCGAGGCGCGGGCCGAGGATGAGGCCAAGGCGCAGAGCTGGAAAAGCTAA